One window from the genome of Candidatus Methanomethylicota archaeon encodes:
- a CDS encoding geranylgeranylglyceryl/heptaprenylglyceryl phosphate synthase, which yields MRERNMNIRIGKVEKYLVERIEQEGAIHITLIDPDKVNLKIITHVKEAVEAGTSAIMIGGSIGVCERNLDDIILNIKKEIKDVPIILFPGNVSGISRYADAIWFMSLLNSSNTYYVIDAQAQGAIIVERYGLEAIPMGYIILGEGGAAGYIGYARPIPYNRPEIAVMYALAGNYLGMRYIYLEAGSGAKEPVPPEIIHAVKKVVKGKVIVGGGIRTVNQAINAVKAGADIIVTGTLIEEGNGKRIKEIIKSIRNKNEYLL from the coding sequence GTGAGGGAAAGGAACATGAACATAAGAATTGGTAAGGTAGAAAAATATCTTGTTGAAAGAATAGAGCAAGAAGGAGCGATACACATCACTTTGATAGACCCAGATAAAGTAAATCTAAAGATAATAACTCATGTAAAAGAGGCTGTGGAAGCAGGGACTTCAGCAATAATGATTGGAGGTAGTATTGGAGTTTGTGAAAGAAATCTTGATGATATAATACTTAACATAAAAAAGGAAATAAAAGATGTACCAATAATACTTTTTCCAGGGAATGTTTCAGGAATAAGTAGATACGCAGACGCCATATGGTTTATGTCACTTTTAAACTCATCTAACACATATTATGTAATTGATGCACAAGCTCAAGGGGCAATAATAGTTGAAAGATATGGACTTGAGGCTATACCGATGGGATACATAATACTTGGAGAAGGAGGTGCAGCAGGATATATAGGCTATGCTAGGCCAATACCATATAATAGACCAGAAATAGCTGTAATGTATGCGTTAGCCGGAAACTATCTTGGAATGCGGTATATATATTTGGAAGCAGGCTCTGGGGCTAAAGAACCAGTACCTCCAGAAATTATACATGCTGTGAAGAAGGTAGTTAAGGGAAAAGTAATAGTAGGTGGCGGAATAAGAACAGTAAATCAAGCCATCAATGCTGTTAAGGCAGGAGCAGACATAATCGTTACGGGGACATTAATAGAAGAAGGAAACGGCAAACGTATAAAGGAAATAATAAAAAGTATTCGTAACAAAAATGAATATTTATTGTGA
- a CDS encoding transcription elongation factor, with protein sequence MGKKYKKKLPIKPPKKIPTVFQCPNCGKKSVNVEIDENRGEATITCGNCGINVKIEIPSIFTTVDAYGRFIDLYYSGGIKVGEGKEHEHKNW encoded by the coding sequence ATGGGTAAAAAATATAAAAAGAAATTACCTATAAAGCCACCGAAAAAGATACCTACGGTTTTTCAATGCCCAAATTGTGGTAAAAAGTCAGTAAATGTTGAAATTGATGAAAATAGAGGGGAAGCAACTATAACTTGTGGAAATTGCGGTATAAATGTGAAGATAGAAATCCCATCTATTTTCACAACTGTCGATGCATATGGTAGGTTTATAGATCTATATTACTCTGGAGGAATTAAAGTTGGTGAGGGAAAGGAACATGAACATAAGAATTGGTAA
- a CDS encoding FtsX-like permease family protein, with product MKVSMKDLLYLTVQNMRKRKGRILLSIFNVFLGVALVSSMMIISSSYISKSNASLFVVNLNEYQLWVSTISVVVCIITIFNSMLISVAERYREIGVMKCLGARNVLILKLFLFEALVIGMIGGLLGFIIAMIFTLPILIIQYGGILPLMAYMQILFISLFIAIIISVIASAYPAHHASKINPTDALRYEV from the coding sequence ATGAAGGTTTCGATGAAAGATCTACTTTACTTAACTGTACAAAATATGCGAAAACGAAAAGGTAGAATACTTCTCTCCATTTTTAATGTTTTTTTAGGTGTTGCGTTAGTTTCTTCCATGATGATTATTAGTTCTTCATATATTTCTAAGTCTAATGCAAGTTTATTTGTAGTTAATTTAAATGAATATCAATTATGGGTCTCAACAATATCTGTAGTTGTGTGTATAATAACGATTTTTAATTCGATGTTAATTTCTGTTGCAGAAAGGTATAGAGAGATAGGAGTCATGAAATGTTTGGGTGCGAGAAATGTGTTAATACTGAAATTGTTCCTTTTTGAGGCATTGGTGATAGGCATGATAGGTGGACTCCTAGGGTTCATTATAGCTATGATTTTTACACTTCCTATACTAATCATTCAATATGGAGGTATCCTTCCACTTATGGCATATATGCAAATTTTATTTATCTCTCTATTTATTGCCATCATTATAAGTGTAATTGCTTCAGCATATCCTGCACACCATGCTTCTAAAATAAACCCTACGGATGCATTAAGATATGAGGTGTAA
- a CDS encoding ABC transporter ATP-binding protein encodes MSLEYSVETLNLTKYYQLGGAIIKAVEDVSIQIRKGEYLSLMGPSGSGKTTLFKLIGGLDKPTKGQVFIENIDISKLDAYELAWLRCKKIGYIFQTFNLIPILTAIENVSLPMIFAGVPKQERTKRARELLEKVGLLERINHKPLELSGGQQQRVAIARALANSPSVILADEPTGNLDLNTGLNITQLLKKINKDSNVTIFCATHDYKILEVSDRIIWIRDGKIEKVENRNHIHKN; translated from the coding sequence ATGTCCCTCGAATATTCTGTTGAAACTTTAAATCTAACGAAATATTACCAGCTTGGGGGCGCAATAATAAAGGCTGTTGAAGATGTGAGCATACAAATACGAAAAGGTGAGTACTTATCACTAATGGGCCCCTCAGGGTCTGGTAAAACTACCTTATTCAAACTCATAGGGGGATTAGATAAGCCGACCAAAGGTCAAGTTTTCATAGAAAATATAGATATCTCAAAATTAGATGCATACGAATTAGCTTGGTTAAGGTGTAAAAAAATAGGTTACATATTTCAAACATTCAATCTAATCCCCATACTTACAGCTATAGAAAATGTATCGCTACCTATGATCTTTGCGGGCGTCCCAAAGCAAGAACGTACAAAAAGAGCACGTGAACTGCTTGAGAAAGTAGGTTTACTTGAAAGAATCAACCATAAACCATTAGAACTTTCAGGTGGTCAGCAACAACGTGTAGCAATTGCACGGGCATTAGCAAATAGTCCTTCAGTAATTTTAGCAGATGAGCCTACTGGCAATCTTGATTTGAATACGGGTTTAAATATAACGCAGTTGCTGAAGAAAATAAATAAAGATAGTAATGTAACCATATTCTGTGCAACACATGATTATAAGATATTGGAAGTAAGCGATAGAATAATTTGGATTAGGGATGGGAAAATAGAAAAAGTGGAAAATAGAAATCATATTCATAAAAATTAA
- a CDS encoding NAD(P)/FAD-dependent oxidoreductase, with product MSADFDVIIVGAGPAGLFSAYELSYKSNLKLLVIDQGRDVEERICPANEYYICRKCSPCNIMSGVGGAGTLSSGLLNLRPDIGGNLIELIGNDEAWNLVQYVDSIFLKYGAPETLYYGEPHKIEELERKAAAVGAKFIPIPQRHIGSDKAIQVIKNFKLDLERRGVRFLLKTKVVDINKGSVKLENGKILNSKYIILAPGRIGATWLAQQAEKLGIPTHPEPIDIGVRVEVPAVVMDPIIEVNRDPKFHIYTHTYDDFVRTFCVNHRGYVVQEFYDDGSVGVNGHSLSGMQSSNTNFAFLVRISLTEPIEDTTAFGLSIVRIATILGGGKPILQKLGDLKLGRRSTWKRISQGHVQPTLKSVTPGDISMVLPHRILTDILEGLDILNEIIPGVATSSTLLYAPEVKFSAKRIKTNQFLETDIPNIYVAGDGAGVSRGIVIAAATGVIVARDILRKEGFIK from the coding sequence ATGTCTGCAGATTTTGATGTAATAATTGTTGGAGCAGGACCTGCTGGGCTTTTTTCAGCTTATGAACTATCATACAAAAGCAACTTAAAGTTGTTGGTGATAGATCAAGGTAGAGATGTGGAAGAAAGGATATGTCCTGCAAATGAGTATTACATATGTCGTAAATGTTCTCCTTGCAATATAATGTCTGGCGTTGGTGGTGCTGGTACTTTATCTAGTGGGCTATTAAATTTAAGGCCAGACATAGGAGGTAACCTAATTGAGTTAATAGGCAATGATGAGGCTTGGAACCTAGTTCAATATGTAGATTCAATATTTCTTAAATATGGTGCTCCAGAAACTCTTTACTATGGAGAGCCACATAAGATAGAAGAATTGGAAAGAAAGGCTGCTGCAGTAGGTGCAAAGTTTATTCCAATCCCGCAACGTCATATAGGCTCAGACAAAGCTATACAAGTTATAAAAAATTTTAAATTAGATTTAGAAAGGAGAGGAGTACGCTTTTTATTAAAAACAAAAGTTGTTGATATAAATAAAGGGTCGGTTAAGTTAGAGAATGGCAAAATACTTAATTCGAAATACATAATTTTGGCACCAGGACGTATTGGAGCAACATGGCTTGCTCAGCAAGCGGAAAAACTTGGAATACCAACTCATCCAGAACCAATAGACATAGGAGTAAGAGTCGAGGTACCTGCTGTAGTAATGGACCCCATAATTGAGGTAAATAGAGATCCAAAATTTCACATATACACGCACACTTATGATGACTTTGTAAGGACATTCTGCGTTAATCATCGAGGATACGTTGTACAAGAATTCTATGATGATGGTTCTGTTGGCGTTAATGGGCACTCGTTGTCGGGAATGCAATCCTCAAATACCAATTTTGCATTTTTAGTCCGCATATCATTAACTGAACCTATAGAAGATACAACAGCCTTTGGTCTTTCAATAGTTCGTATAGCAACAATACTTGGTGGTGGTAAACCCATACTACAAAAACTTGGGGATTTAAAACTGGGTAGGCGTTCAACATGGAAACGGATATCTCAAGGACATGTTCAGCCTACCTTGAAATCCGTCACTCCTGGAGATATATCAATGGTTTTACCACATAGAATTTTAACTGACATATTAGAAGGGTTAGATATTCTCAATGAAATAATTCCTGGAGTAGCAACATCCTCAACATTACTTTACGCTCCTGAAGTAAAATTTTCCGCCAAAAGAATTAAAACTAATCAATTCTTAGAAACTGATATTCCCAATATCTATGTGGCAGGTGATGGCGCAGGTGTATCTAGAGGTATTGTTATAGCTGCTGCTACTGGTGTTATTGTCGCTAGAGACATCCTAAGAAAAGAAGGATTTATTAAATGA
- a CDS encoding DNA primase, giving the protein MGGAPVTAKYNVIMGFEVDGVVEKPDIIGAIFGQTEGLLGEELDLRELQRTGRISRIEVKINSEGGKTTGEIIIPSSLDKAETALIVAAIEVIDKVGPCSAKFYLKSIEDLREKKREQIIERAKEILNKWKKESNIDTQEILDKIMSEIRASEIIKFGEEGLPAGPGVAKDDTIIIVEGRADVINLLKHGYKNVIAIEGASIPKTIIELSKKKNTIAFVDGDRAGELILKELLQVADIDYVAQAPPGKEVEELTAKEIVKCLSNMIPAKEYLELQMKRPSIEKVKVALPENIIEKVKEHVGTLKASLYDEKGEKIKETSVRDLINEMQQQNKIYGIIFDGVVTQRIVDLAGEKNVKYIIGARIGSIIRRPPTLTILTFDDILTTT; this is encoded by the coding sequence ATGGGAGGAGCTCCTGTTACCGCAAAATATAATGTGATCATGGGATTTGAAGTGGACGGTGTTGTTGAAAAACCTGACATTATAGGTGCTATTTTTGGGCAAACAGAGGGTTTACTTGGTGAAGAGCTAGATCTTCGAGAACTTCAGAGAACAGGAAGAATTAGTAGAATTGAAGTTAAAATAAACAGTGAAGGAGGAAAGACTACTGGAGAGATCATTATACCATCAAGTTTAGATAAAGCTGAAACCGCATTGATCGTGGCAGCAATAGAAGTCATAGACAAAGTAGGTCCATGTTCTGCAAAATTCTATTTAAAAAGTATAGAAGATCTAAGAGAAAAAAAGAGAGAACAGATTATCGAAAGAGCTAAGGAAATTTTAAACAAATGGAAAAAAGAATCAAACATAGATACTCAAGAAATATTAGATAAAATAATGAGTGAGATACGGGCGTCAGAAATAATTAAATTTGGTGAGGAAGGACTTCCGGCAGGACCTGGAGTAGCTAAAGACGATACTATCATAATAGTTGAAGGAAGAGCTGATGTAATCAACCTACTTAAACATGGGTATAAAAATGTAATCGCAATTGAGGGTGCGTCAATACCAAAAACCATAATTGAGCTTTCAAAAAAGAAGAATACAATAGCATTTGTAGATGGGGATAGAGCTGGCGAATTAATATTAAAAGAATTATTACAGGTAGCAGATATAGATTATGTAGCACAAGCTCCACCTGGGAAAGAAGTTGAAGAATTGACAGCAAAGGAAATAGTTAAATGTTTATCAAATATGATTCCAGCAAAAGAATATTTAGAACTTCAAATGAAACGTCCTTCTATAGAAAAGGTAAAAGTAGCATTACCTGAAAATATTATTGAAAAAGTGAAAGAGCACGTAGGAACTTTAAAAGCAAGCTTATACGATGAAAAGGGAGAGAAAATAAAAGAAACATCGGTAAGAGACTTAATAAACGAAATGCAACAACAAAACAAGATTTACGGAATCATCTTTGATGGTGTGGTCACGCAGAGAATAGTTGACCTTGCTGGGGAAAAAAATGTTAAATATATAATAGGCGCTAGAATCGGAAGCATAATTAGACGTCCACCTACATTGACTATACTAACATTTGACGACATTCTGACAACAACTTAA
- a CDS encoding GNAT family N-acetyltransferase has protein sequence MSRLHYHDVKIREASVNDIDEIYLIEKSSFHEQEVYPKDLLKFYLGIAPKTFLVVEVEGKIVGYVIAVIRRGYIGHIVSIAVNPSFRGKGFGKLLMVKIEETLKILGCVVLRLEVKRTNVIARNLYLKIGFVEGYEVPNYYFNGCDAIVMFKLLSECRQMLV, from the coding sequence ATGAGTAGACTTCATTATCATGATGTAAAAATTAGAGAAGCATCCGTTAATGATATAGATGAAATATACTTAATCGAGAAATCGTCATTTCATGAACAGGAAGTTTACCCTAAAGATTTGTTAAAATTTTATTTAGGTATAGCCCCCAAAACGTTTTTAGTAGTGGAGGTTGAAGGAAAAATAGTGGGATATGTTATAGCAGTTATTAGGCGAGGCTATATTGGTCACATAGTTTCAATAGCAGTAAATCCCTCTTTTAGAGGGAAAGGGTTTGGAAAACTTTTAATGGTAAAAATCGAGGAAACTTTAAAAATATTGGGATGTGTTGTTTTGAGACTTGAAGTAAAAAGGACGAATGTCATAGCTCGCAATTTGTACTTGAAGATTGGTTTTGTTGAAGGATATGAAGTGCCAAATTATTATTTCAACGGTTGCGATGCTATAGTGATGTTTAAGTTGTTGTCAGAATGTCGTCAAATGTTAGTATAG
- a CDS encoding transcriptional regulator yields MIEEDIAKRIAGEIILSDKPWIIMKKWREIFEASQIEIANIMKVTPSVISDYEVGRRIPGSRFIKKFVNALIEIDRKRGCKKIKEFSNMLLDMPKDAIIDIREYVEPVTVKDICLSVKGELIACSHLSSRKIFGHTIVDSIKCIEQLSGIDFFRLMGETPMRALIFTKVSIGRSPMVAVRVYPIKPAMVVMHGTQRIDELAIKLATIEQIPLVLSKIESTEKMVENLRELAFRK; encoded by the coding sequence ATGATCGAAGAAGATATTGCAAAAAGAATTGCAGGGGAAATAATATTATCAGATAAACCATGGATTATCATGAAAAAATGGAGAGAAATTTTTGAAGCTTCTCAAATAGAAATTGCAAATATTATGAAAGTGACACCCTCAGTGATAAGTGATTATGAGGTGGGGAGGAGAATACCCGGTTCCAGATTCATTAAAAAATTTGTTAATGCATTAATCGAAATCGATAGGAAACGGGGATGTAAAAAGATAAAAGAGTTTTCTAATATGCTTTTAGATATGCCCAAAGATGCTATTATAGATATAAGGGAATACGTAGAGCCGGTTACTGTAAAGGATATATGTTTAAGTGTGAAGGGAGAACTTATTGCTTGTAGTCACTTATCTAGTAGGAAAATATTTGGGCATACCATCGTCGACAGTATAAAATGCATAGAGCAACTTTCAGGGATAGATTTCTTCAGGTTGATGGGAGAAACGCCCATGAGAGCATTGATATTTACTAAGGTGAGCATAGGAAGATCGCCGATGGTTGCTGTACGGGTATACCCAATAAAACCGGCCATGGTCGTTATGCATGGTACACAACGTATAGACGAGTTGGCCATAAAGTTAGCGACTATAGAGCAAATACCATTAGTTTTGTCAAAAATAGAAAGTACTGAAAAAATGGTGGAAAATTTGAGAGAACTTGCATTTAGAAAATAA
- a CDS encoding ArsR family transcriptional regulator has product MSKFSEDSLNKVFKAIGNETRTKILLKLYSAKESSFTDLMLNLNMSPRTDSGKFAHHLKILIEAGLIKENEEKRKYELTDFGEEIVSLLQKIKGDLIKREGKYLVRTSNLTMEPFERRKIVEALMREARAPRAIAEEIAREAEERILKSNIRYLTAPLIREIVNSILLERNLEDYRHAMTRLGLPVYDVEKIINEKTSTITSPLTTYLRAGNSVMSEYALIKELPRDISDAHIAGAINLNNLSFWGVMPETIHHNIKKVLNNDLTFDNLPSTFIPKISKAKTIDEALENIIKITQLAENQISVGQVIDDINVMLAHFISTSGISYDDIFAKVRKMIISLNQIPGILRTPRSVAIGLRLDKSLKEGGFFEEKILLFKAFIEVLTIGDEEKRPFLTPLPIIKMDKFAFESANFDEEVSKVCELIHKWCTPIIVNSEWENNIESSYCWDLSRIDSPLEEKDSTGTLNTVLINLPRIALESKGDDSLFFSKLEETINLSINAINYGKEKIKEKLVRGALPFLSLEVDDENYYCIDEGYGRIGFIGLFEATKIHTNKNLHQEKEALNFSKKIVEKTLDFLKDYPKIKVTEISIEDPSRRLFIADGIRYGFRIIEEKVNGRISKYSMNTIIPYDIYVPLNRRIEIEGIFHKKMLGGNCLNIPLIEPIPPKDTFHKYLKEIIYNNRVAAFTFSHNFTYCKKCGILMHGKRERCDYCGRSLTTLEYYSKNVNTYMTDNEAKNVKGYLL; this is encoded by the coding sequence ATGAGCAAATTTTCTGAAGATAGTTTGAACAAAGTATTCAAGGCTATTGGAAATGAAACGCGTACAAAAATTTTACTAAAACTGTATTCTGCAAAGGAAAGTAGTTTCACTGATTTAATGTTGAATTTAAATATGTCTCCTAGAACAGATTCAGGAAAATTTGCGCATCATTTAAAAATATTAATCGAAGCTGGACTTATAAAAGAAAATGAAGAGAAAAGAAAATATGAATTGACCGATTTTGGAGAAGAGATCGTATCGTTATTGCAGAAAATAAAAGGAGATCTTATAAAAAGGGAAGGTAAATATCTTGTAAGGACATCTAACCTAACTATGGAACCATTTGAAAGAAGAAAGATTGTTGAAGCATTAATGCGTGAAGCTAGAGCTCCACGGGCAATTGCAGAAGAAATAGCCAGAGAAGCTGAAGAAAGGATTTTGAAGAGCAACATAAGGTACTTAACTGCCCCATTAATAAGAGAAATAGTGAACTCAATACTCTTGGAACGTAACTTAGAGGATTATAGACATGCTATGACAAGGTTGGGTCTGCCTGTATACGATGTTGAAAAAATAATCAATGAGAAGACGTCTACCATAACTTCCCCTTTAACCACATACCTAAGAGCAGGTAACTCAGTTATGAGTGAATATGCATTAATAAAAGAACTTCCAAGAGACATTTCAGATGCACATATTGCAGGGGCTATAAATTTAAACAATCTATCATTCTGGGGAGTTATGCCAGAAACAATTCATCATAATATTAAAAAAGTACTAAACAATGACCTAACATTTGATAACCTACCTAGCACATTTATTCCTAAAATTAGTAAGGCCAAAACTATAGATGAAGCATTAGAAAATATAATAAAAATCACTCAACTAGCGGAAAACCAGATTTCAGTAGGACAAGTTATTGACGACATTAATGTTATGTTAGCTCATTTCATAAGTACAAGTGGAATTAGTTATGATGACATATTTGCAAAAGTTAGAAAGATGATTATTAGTTTGAATCAAATACCTGGAATCTTAAGGACGCCTAGATCAGTGGCAATAGGCTTAAGACTTGATAAAAGTTTAAAAGAAGGCGGATTCTTTGAAGAAAAGATATTGTTATTTAAAGCATTTATTGAAGTGCTCACAATTGGAGATGAGGAAAAAAGACCTTTTCTTACACCATTGCCCATAATAAAGATGGATAAATTTGCTTTTGAAAGCGCAAATTTTGATGAGGAAGTATCCAAAGTATGTGAACTGATTCATAAGTGGTGCACGCCAATTATTGTAAATTCAGAATGGGAAAATAATATAGAATCAAGTTATTGCTGGGATTTATCGAGGATAGATAGCCCCCTAGAAGAAAAAGATAGCACTGGCACCTTAAATACTGTTTTAATAAATTTACCTAGGATAGCACTTGAATCTAAAGGAGATGATTCATTATTTTTCTCAAAATTAGAAGAAACTATTAACTTAAGCATAAACGCCATAAATTATGGAAAAGAAAAAATAAAAGAAAAACTAGTTAGAGGAGCATTACCCTTTCTCTCTTTGGAAGTAGATGATGAAAATTATTATTGCATAGATGAGGGATATGGAAGAATCGGATTTATCGGATTATTTGAGGCTACAAAGATTCACACAAACAAGAATTTGCATCAAGAAAAAGAAGCACTAAATTTTTCTAAGAAAATTGTTGAAAAAACACTTGACTTTTTAAAAGATTATCCAAAAATAAAAGTTACAGAAATAAGCATTGAAGATCCTAGTAGACGATTATTCATTGCAGATGGTATTCGTTATGGTTTTAGAATTATTGAAGAGAAAGTGAATGGAAGAATTTCAAAATATTCAATGAATACTATAATTCCATATGACATCTACGTACCATTAAATAGGCGAATCGAAATAGAAGGAATATTTCATAAGAAAATGTTAGGAGGCAACTGTTTAAATATACCTCTCATAGAGCCAATTCCACCAAAAGATACATTTCACAAATACCTTAAAGAAATAATATACAATAATAGGGTCGCTGCATTTACATTTTCACATAATTTTACATACTGCAAAAAATGTGGAATACTGATGCATGGGAAACGTGAAAGATGCGATTATTGTGGGCGTTCACTGACTACATTAGAATACTACTCAAAAAATGTAAATACATACATGACAGATAATGAAGCAAAAAACGTTAAGGGGTATTTATTGTAA
- the pyrB gene encoding aspartate carbamoyltransferase, which produces MRLKGRDLIEITDLTRDEIEYLFELADKMERYAKSRSSLLKDKILALLFFEPSTRTKLSFEAAMLRLGGNVIGFSEPSTSSIAKGESLADTIRVVENYCDGIVIRHPLEGAAKLAAELSRVPVINAGSGALSHPTQALLDLYTIYREKGRIDGLNIALVGDLKYGRTVHSLAYALTYYDVNLYFISPPELRMRREVIEDLTKANVKFKEYFDFRDDVLGNLDVLYVTRIQKERFPDPAEYQKVKNSYKITFDILKKCKHDIMIMHPLPRVDEMDYQIDSTPNAKYFIQTYYGLLMRMALLYAILGEAPLQ; this is translated from the coding sequence TTGAGACTTAAAGGTCGTGATCTAATAGAAATCACGGATTTAACCCGTGACGAAATTGAGTACCTATTTGAATTGGCTGATAAGATGGAAAGATATGCAAAGTCAAGATCTTCCTTATTAAAAGATAAAATATTAGCACTGCTTTTCTTCGAGCCTAGCACACGAACTAAATTAAGTTTTGAAGCTGCAATGCTAAGATTGGGTGGAAACGTTATTGGTTTTTCAGAACCTTCCACGTCTTCCATTGCTAAAGGTGAAAGCTTAGCCGACACTATAAGAGTGGTGGAGAACTATTGTGATGGAATTGTTATTAGACATCCCTTGGAAGGCGCAGCAAAATTGGCTGCAGAATTATCAAGAGTACCAGTAATAAACGCTGGCTCAGGTGCACTTTCACATCCAACTCAAGCACTATTGGATCTTTATACGATATATAGGGAGAAAGGTAGAATTGACGGCCTAAATATAGCCCTTGTAGGCGATTTAAAATATGGACGTACTGTTCACTCTTTGGCTTATGCACTTACTTATTATGACGTGAATCTTTACTTTATCTCTCCCCCAGAATTGCGTATGCGTCGTGAAGTAATAGAAGACTTAACGAAAGCGAATGTTAAATTTAAAGAGTATTTCGATTTTAGAGATGATGTTTTAGGAAATTTAGATGTATTATATGTAACAAGAATACAAAAGGAGCGTTTTCCTGATCCTGCTGAATATCAAAAAGTTAAGAATTCATATAAAATAACTTTTGACATATTAAAAAAGTGTAAACATGATATAATGATAATGCATCCGTTGCCAAGAGTTGACGAAATGGATTATCAAATAGACTCTACTCCAAATGCAAAATATTTTATCCAAACGTACTATGGCTTATTGATGCGAATGGCATTGCTTTATGCGATACTTGGAGAAGCCCCATTACAATAA
- the pyrI gene encoding aspartate carbamoyltransferase regulatory subunit: protein MEKYELKVQKIKEGTVIDHIPAGYALSVLKILGITGREGFIVTIACNVPSKKYGKKDIVKIEGKELRVEEVNKIALIAPTATINIIKDYNVVKKYKISVPKEIMNILKCTNPACITRSEREPVTPKFKVISEKPVRLRCIFCNNILELEDIEKQISEKY from the coding sequence ATGGAAAAATATGAACTTAAAGTCCAGAAGATAAAAGAAGGAACCGTTATAGATCACATTCCTGCTGGTTATGCATTAAGTGTTTTGAAAATTTTAGGAATAACGGGAAGAGAAGGGTTCATAGTAACTATAGCTTGCAATGTACCAAGCAAAAAATATGGTAAAAAAGATATTGTTAAAATAGAAGGGAAAGAATTAAGGGTTGAAGAAGTAAATAAAATCGCATTAATAGCTCCTACCGCAACAATAAACATAATAAAGGATTATAATGTTGTTAAAAAATATAAAATAAGTGTACCAAAGGAAATAATGAACATTTTAAAATGCACCAATCCCGCTTGTATAACAAGAAGCGAAAGAGAACCTGTAACACCAAAATTCAAAGTTATATCTGAAAAGCCAGTTAGATTAAGATGTATTTTTTGCAATAATATACTGGAATTGGAAGATATAGAGAAACAAATCAGTGAAAAATATTAA
- a CDS encoding DivIVA domain-containing protein: MDDKKDAEDLKPTLLVILEAEREAEIIIENARKHAEEIINKARKDAEEIINKEVKMEIHKRIEGLKKELDDRLEEYEKKELEKNSAFINKISKVVENNKEKIIDEIIKVVLKRGK; encoded by the coding sequence ATGGATGATAAAAAAGATGCTGAAGATCTTAAGCCAACATTACTAGTCATATTGGAGGCTGAGAGGGAAGCTGAAATTATCATAGAAAATGCAAGGAAGCATGCAGAAGAAATAATAAACAAAGCAAGGAAAGATGCGGAAGAAATAATAAACAAGGAAGTAAAAATGGAAATTCATAAAAGAATAGAAGGTTTGAAGAAAGAATTGGACGATCGCCTCGAAGAGTACGAAAAGAAGGAGTTGGAAAAAAATTCTGCCTTTATTAATAAAATAAGTAAAGTAGTCGAAAATAATAAAGAAAAAATAATCGATGAAATAATTAAGGTGGTGTTAAAACGTGGTAAATAA